A window of the Opitutaceae bacterium genome harbors these coding sequences:
- a CDS encoding sugar ABC transporter permease, with the protein MTGAEKSRLIRGLLFISPWLLGFLIFSAYPLVATAVFSLTDYSVLSKPVYIGSSNYTDLATDPLFWKALSNTMLFAFLAVPLNTVVACFLAILLNFNIRGKGVFRTIFFLPSLVPLVCLAIVWRWLLNGELGLINTALTPFFEAVNATFGTGFRPPNWLQEAAFTKPGLVLAGLWGVGHAMVIYLAGLQEAPVEYYEAAEIDGAGFWQKLFKVTLPLLSPYIFFNLIMGIIGTLQIFAVPYVMMGGTGGTDGIAGPERSMLFIATYIYQNAFDFWNMGYACAISLIFFIIVLILTLFVVRMSERRVHYD; encoded by the coding sequence ATGACCGGAGCCGAAAAAAGCCGCCTGATCCGGGGGTTGCTCTTTATCAGCCCCTGGCTTCTCGGATTCCTCATCTTCAGCGCCTACCCGCTCGTCGCGACCGCCGTCTTCTCATTGACCGACTATTCGGTCCTGTCCAAGCCGGTCTACATCGGAAGCAGCAACTACACGGATCTGGCGACCGACCCCCTCTTCTGGAAGGCGCTCTCCAACACCATGCTCTTCGCCTTTCTCGCCGTGCCGCTGAACACGGTGGTGGCCTGCTTCCTCGCCATACTCCTCAACTTCAATATCCGGGGAAAAGGCGTTTTCCGGACCATCTTCTTTCTCCCCTCCCTCGTCCCCCTGGTCTGCCTCGCCATCGTCTGGCGGTGGTTGCTCAACGGGGAACTGGGACTCATCAATACGGCGCTGACCCCGTTTTTCGAGGCGGTCAACGCCACCTTCGGCACCGGTTTCCGACCACCGAACTGGCTGCAGGAGGCGGCTTTCACCAAGCCCGGCCTCGTCCTGGCCGGCCTCTGGGGCGTCGGACACGCCATGGTCATCTACCTGGCCGGACTCCAGGAAGCACCGGTCGAGTACTATGAGGCGGCCGAAATCGACGGTGCCGGATTCTGGCAAAAACTCTTCAAGGTCACCCTGCCCCTGCTCTCCCCCTATATCTTTTTCAACCTGATCATGGGGATCATCGGCACCCTGCAGATTTTCGCCGTTCCCTATGTCATGATGGGCGGGACCGGAGGAACGGACGGTATTGCCGGACCCGAGCGCTCCATGCTCTTCATCGCGACCTACATCTACCAGAACGCCTTCGATTTCTGGAATATGGGTTATGCCTGTGCCATCTCCCTCATCTTCTTCATCATCGTGCTCATCCTCACGCTCTTCGTCGTCCGAATGAGCGAACGGCGCGTCCATTACGATTGA
- the msrA gene encoding peptide-methionine (S)-S-oxide reductase MsrA, which produces MDTTNSPDSIQLETATLGGGCFWCLEAIFKRVPGVHQFGPGYAGGHVKNPTYRQVCEGTTGHAEVIQVTFDPAVLSYEALVDLFWEAHDPTTLNRQGPDSGTQYRSVIYTHNDAQQAIAEASRTRAAARFTDPIVTEILPLDTFYPAEDYHQDYYDRNPTAGYCVYVIQPKIEKLTAKGKIG; this is translated from the coding sequence ATGGACACGACCAATTCACCCGACTCGATACAGCTCGAAACCGCCACTCTCGGAGGCGGCTGCTTCTGGTGCCTGGAAGCCATTTTCAAGCGGGTTCCCGGAGTCCATCAATTCGGACCCGGCTATGCGGGGGGACACGTCAAGAACCCCACCTACCGCCAGGTCTGCGAAGGCACCACCGGCCACGCCGAGGTCATTCAGGTGACCTTCGACCCTGCGGTCCTGAGTTACGAAGCCCTCGTCGACCTCTTCTGGGAGGCCCATGACCCCACCACCCTCAACCGCCAGGGACCGGACTCCGGAACCCAATACCGATCCGTTATCTACACCCACAACGACGCCCAACAGGCGATCGCCGAGGCCTCCCGCACCCGGGCGGCCGCCCGTTTCACCGATCCGATCGTGACCGAGATACTTCCCCTCGACACTTTCTATCCGGCCGAGGACTACCATCAGGACTACTACGATCGCAACCCAACCGCCGGCTACTGTGTCTACGTCATCCAGCCCAAGATCGAAAAACTGACTGCCAAAGGAAAGATCGGCTGA
- a CDS encoding LacI family DNA-binding transcriptional regulator: MDRRVSLKDVAQAAGVHPTTVSMALRNHPRIPEKTRERLKKLAEKMGYTRDPALVALVEYRNSLYRSKSPPVIAFLTDWKPADGWRSNPTKNMFWTGAHDRAHRLGYKLEHFSLGEAGMTAARMSKILLTRNIKGLILANFLVHTESIELPWDHLCAVKIDYEPLAPRLASITNNQLQITRLAMQRIRALGYRRIGLCLPDSWEQMLDDVWAIAYLWEQQKHEPEDRIPELRYAGAEDIRSKSRAFKQWFDQYKPDAVLGDSAEIIAMAESFGIRIPRDLAVADFNCMGTDGAIAGITQNHLDVGRLAVDMVAGFMSQHIFGLPAVPVRSFVDGYWTDGRSCPPVKAKKATRKAGAG; this comes from the coding sequence ATGGACCGTCGGGTATCGTTGAAGGATGTCGCTCAAGCGGCCGGTGTGCACCCCACCACCGTTTCGATGGCCTTGCGCAATCACCCGCGCATTCCCGAAAAGACCCGCGAGCGCCTGAAGAAACTGGCGGAGAAAATGGGCTACACCCGGGATCCGGCTCTCGTCGCCCTGGTCGAGTACCGCAATTCCCTCTATCGCAGCAAGTCGCCGCCGGTCATTGCCTTTCTCACGGATTGGAAGCCGGCGGACGGCTGGAGAAGCAACCCGACGAAGAACATGTTCTGGACGGGTGCTCACGATCGGGCGCACCGGCTCGGCTACAAGCTGGAGCATTTCAGTCTCGGGGAGGCCGGCATGACTGCGGCCCGGATGTCGAAGATCCTGCTGACCCGGAACATCAAGGGTCTGATCCTGGCGAATTTCCTGGTTCACACCGAGTCGATCGAACTCCCCTGGGATCATCTCTGTGCGGTCAAGATCGATTACGAACCGCTGGCCCCCCGGCTGGCCTCGATCACCAACAACCAGCTCCAGATCACCCGCCTGGCCATGCAGAGGATCCGTGCGCTTGGCTACCGGCGGATCGGCCTGTGCCTTCCCGACAGCTGGGAGCAGATGCTCGATGACGTCTGGGCCATCGCCTACCTCTGGGAACAACAGAAGCATGAACCCGAAGACCGGATCCCGGAGCTGCGCTACGCCGGGGCGGAGGATATCCGGTCGAAATCCAGGGCTTTCAAGCAGTGGTTCGACCAATACAAGCCGGACGCCGTCCTCGGCGATTCAGCCGAGATCATCGCGATGGCGGAGTCTTTCGGGATCAGGATCCCCCGTGATCTCGCGGTGGCGGATTTCAATTGCATGGGGACAGACGGGGCGATTGCCGGCATCACCCAGAACCACCTCGATGTCGGCCGGCTGGCGGTGGACATGGTCGCCGGTTTCATGTCTCAGCACATCTTCGGCCTTCCCGCAGTGCCGGTCCGGTCCTTCGTCGACGGCTATTGGACGGACGGCCGCAGCTGCCCGCCGGTCAAGGCGAAGAAGGCCACCCGGAAGGCCGGGGCCGGATAA
- the ribB gene encoding 3,4-dihydroxy-2-butanone-4-phosphate synthase translates to MAEQINKSPFDSVESAIAAIAAGELIVVVDDECRENEGDLIMAADKATPETVNRMIRDGRGLICVPMPGFQLERLGIHPMVQENRESHRTDFGVSVDATEGISTGISAYDRCRTIRLLAGAETKPHELVRPGHVFPLRARPGGVLQRAGHTEAAVDLAVLAGLNPCGVLCEILNEDGTMARLPELIEFKTKFGLKLISIADLIEYRFSRERLVERIARQALATEWGDFELHVFRNILDNRRHFAVTKGSLDEKPTLVRVHSENVLGDIFRSSDIASRHSVERAMQRIAAEGRGVLVYIEQPNSGLSMEKPDQSAPGRVQAASMNLRDYGVGAQILASLGLKEIRLLSSSSRNLVGLDGYGLKIVEKVSLNA, encoded by the coding sequence ATGGCCGAACAGATCAACAAGAGCCCTTTCGACTCGGTGGAATCCGCGATTGCGGCGATTGCGGCGGGGGAACTGATCGTCGTTGTCGACGACGAGTGCCGGGAGAATGAAGGCGACCTCATCATGGCGGCCGACAAGGCCACTCCGGAGACCGTCAATCGCATGATCCGTGACGGCCGGGGGCTGATCTGCGTGCCGATGCCCGGCTTCCAATTGGAGCGTCTGGGCATTCACCCGATGGTGCAGGAAAACCGGGAGTCCCACCGGACCGATTTCGGCGTTTCCGTGGACGCCACCGAGGGAATTTCCACGGGTATCAGCGCCTATGACCGGTGTCGTACTATACGATTGCTGGCTGGTGCGGAAACCAAGCCGCATGAACTCGTCCGTCCCGGTCATGTTTTCCCTCTGCGCGCGCGTCCGGGTGGCGTGCTGCAGCGGGCCGGACATACCGAGGCGGCGGTCGATCTGGCGGTCCTCGCCGGGCTGAATCCATGCGGGGTCCTCTGCGAGATCCTCAATGAGGACGGCACCATGGCCCGGCTGCCCGAGTTGATCGAGTTCAAGACGAAATTCGGACTGAAGCTGATCTCCATTGCCGACCTGATCGAATACCGTTTCAGCCGGGAGCGCCTGGTCGAGCGGATCGCGCGGCAAGCCCTGGCCACGGAGTGGGGCGACTTTGAACTGCACGTCTTCCGCAATATCCTCGACAACCGCCGACATTTCGCGGTCACCAAGGGTTCCCTCGATGAAAAGCCGACCCTGGTCCGGGTGCACAGCGAGAATGTACTCGGAGACATCTTCCGATCCAGTGACATCGCCAGTCGGCATTCGGTGGAGCGAGCCATGCAACGGATTGCGGCGGAAGGCCGCGGGGTGCTTGTCTATATCGAACAGCCCAACAGCGGACTCTCGATGGAGAAACCCGACCAATCGGCGCCGGGCCGGGTTCAGGCGGCCTCGATGAACCTGAGGGATTATGGGGTGGGGGCACAGATCCTCGCTTCTCTGGGGCTCAAGGAGATCCGTCTTCTCTCGAGCTCAAGCCGGAACCTGGTGGGGCTCGACGGTTACGGCCTGAAGATCGTTGAAAAGGTTTCGCTGAACGCCTGA
- a CDS encoding DUF3500 domain-containing protein yields the protein MTQAHDPSTLAAAAIRFLNSLDRPSRELAQRSFDDANRVDWSFIPRPRAGLGLKSMSDVQRKAAFTLLDATLSESGAARARAIMEFEGILGRIEGNTRFRDPQLYFFTVFGAPSATAPWGWRIEGHHLSLNYTSDGRGGASITPAFWGANPARVPHGPETGRRALPAEEDLARALILSLEPVQRAEAIIDETAYPEILSGTDPRPRIPEAAGIRDRDLTADEQNTLWSLIRLHLDQWEPGLTALALERIGPPAEAAIRFAWAGGLLPGQGHYYRIHGASFLIEYDNTQNDANHIHTVWRDLTDDFGYERLGEHLRKDHP from the coding sequence ATGACCCAGGCACACGACCCTTCAACTCTGGCCGCCGCCGCCATCCGGTTCCTCAATTCGCTCGATCGTCCCTCCCGGGAACTCGCCCAGCGGAGCTTCGACGATGCCAATCGCGTCGACTGGAGCTTTATCCCACGCCCGCGCGCAGGGCTAGGCCTGAAGTCGATGTCCGATGTCCAGCGCAAAGCCGCTTTCACCCTTCTCGACGCGACCCTCAGTGAATCCGGGGCAGCCCGAGCCCGTGCCATCATGGAGTTCGAAGGCATTCTCGGACGGATCGAAGGCAACACCCGCTTTCGCGACCCCCAACTCTATTTCTTCACCGTATTCGGAGCCCCCTCCGCAACCGCTCCGTGGGGTTGGCGGATCGAAGGTCATCACCTTTCCCTGAACTACACCTCGGACGGACGCGGCGGCGCCTCAATCACCCCGGCCTTCTGGGGAGCCAACCCGGCCCGGGTTCCCCATGGTCCGGAGACGGGGCGCCGCGCCCTGCCGGCCGAGGAGGATCTCGCCCGGGCCCTCATCCTCTCCCTTGAACCTGTCCAGCGGGCGGAGGCCATCATCGACGAGACAGCCTATCCCGAGATTCTATCCGGCACCGATCCGCGTCCGCGGATTCCGGAAGCTGCGGGCATCCGCGACCGCGATCTGACCGCGGATGAGCAGAATACCCTCTGGTCCCTGATCCGGCTGCACCTTGATCAATGGGAACCCGGGCTCACGGCGCTCGCGCTCGAACGGATCGGGCCGCCGGCCGAAGCCGCGATCCGCTTCGCCTGGGCCGGGGGACTTCTGCCGGGCCAGGGACACTACTACCGGATTCACGGTGCGTCCTTTCTGATCGAATACGACAACACCCAGAATGACGCCAATCACATCCACACGGTCTGGCGGGATTTGACCGATGATTTTGGATACGAACGGCTCGGAGAGCACCTCCGGAAGGACCATCCCTGA
- a CDS encoding sugar phosphate isomerase/epimerase family protein yields MKTLRLGAPLHEATESPEQWIATLRRHGYRTAYCPIGLDSDISEIRTWRDAADEADIIIAEVGAWSNPMSPDPTERTAALEKCRRSLELADQIGARCAVNIAGSAGSKWDGPHPDDLSRDMFDRVVETVRSIIDAVRPKHTCYTLEPMPWMFPDSPESTLELIAAVDRPAFGVHIDMANWMNCPRRYFFNADFTRECFRKLGPHIRSVHLKDSILRDGLTTHIDEVRPGLGTFDFGTLFEEVHRLNPDLPMLLEHLPSAEEYELAAKAIRSAGNAAGFEL; encoded by the coding sequence ATGAAGACCCTCCGCCTCGGTGCCCCCCTCCACGAAGCCACCGAATCCCCGGAACAGTGGATCGCCACCCTCCGCCGGCACGGCTACCGCACCGCCTACTGCCCTATCGGGTTGGATTCGGACATCAGCGAGATCCGGACCTGGCGCGACGCCGCCGACGAGGCGGACATCATCATCGCCGAAGTCGGCGCCTGGAGCAATCCGATGAGCCCGGATCCGACAGAGCGGACCGCCGCCCTGGAAAAATGCCGCCGGTCCCTTGAGTTGGCCGACCAGATCGGTGCGCGCTGCGCCGTCAATATCGCGGGGTCCGCGGGCTCCAAATGGGACGGCCCCCACCCCGATGACCTGAGCCGCGACATGTTTGACCGGGTCGTCGAAACGGTCCGGTCGATCATCGATGCGGTGCGTCCCAAGCACACCTGCTACACGCTTGAGCCCATGCCGTGGATGTTTCCCGATTCGCCCGAAAGCACCCTGGAGTTGATCGCCGCCGTCGACCGGCCCGCTTTCGGCGTCCATATCGACATGGCCAATTGGATGAACTGCCCGCGGCGCTATTTCTTCAATGCGGATTTCACCCGCGAATGTTTCCGGAAACTCGGTCCCCATATCCGGAGCGTGCACCTCAAGGACTCGATCCTGCGGGACGGCCTGACCACCCATATCGACGAGGTGCGGCCGGGCCTTGGCACCTTTGATTTCGGCACGCTCTTCGAGGAGGTCCACCGCCTCAACCCCGACCTCCCGATGCTCCTCGAGCATCTCCCGAGCGCCGAGGAGTATGAACTCGCCGCCAAAGCCATCCGCTCAGCCGGCAACGCCGCCGGCTTTGAGCTCTGA
- the pgl gene encoding 6-phosphogluconolactonase, producing the protein MKIQIDRDADAVARRAARFIAGEARTAVNARGRFIMAISGGRTPWQMLRALADEDVPWKQVHVVQVDERIAPAGDPDRNLTHLRESLLSHAPLPPGQIHAMPVDETDLEAAAADYAITLQGIAGRPPVLDLAHLGLGSDGHTASLVPNDPVLDITDRDVALTGVYLGRRRMTLTFPMLNRARCILWVVTGAEKVGMLPRIIGGDVTIPGGRIRQDKAVLLADRPAAGDLEPE; encoded by the coding sequence ATGAAAATCCAGATCGATAGAGATGCCGATGCCGTGGCCAGGCGGGCAGCCCGGTTCATCGCCGGGGAAGCCCGTACTGCAGTCAACGCGCGCGGTCGGTTCATCATGGCGATCAGCGGCGGCCGGACTCCGTGGCAGATGCTGCGGGCCCTGGCCGATGAGGATGTGCCCTGGAAGCAGGTGCATGTTGTTCAGGTCGATGAGCGGATCGCACCGGCTGGTGACCCGGACCGGAACCTGACCCATCTGCGGGAGAGCCTTCTGTCCCACGCTCCGTTGCCGCCCGGTCAGATCCACGCGATGCCGGTGGACGAGACCGACCTTGAGGCGGCGGCCGCAGACTACGCGATCACGCTTCAAGGCATTGCGGGTAGGCCTCCGGTCCTTGATCTCGCCCATCTGGGTTTGGGGTCGGATGGCCATACGGCCTCCCTCGTGCCGAATGATCCGGTTCTCGACATCACCGACCGCGATGTCGCTTTGACCGGGGTTTACCTGGGCCGGCGGCGGATGACGCTGACTTTCCCGATGCTCAATCGCGCGCGGTGTATCCTCTGGGTGGTGACCGGGGCGGAGAAGGTCGGGATGCTTCCGCGAATCATCGGGGGCGATGTGACCATTCCCGGCGGGCGCATCCGCCAGGACAAGGCCGTCCTGCTGGCCGACCGTCCGGCCGCCGGGGACCTTGAGCCTGAGTAG
- a CDS encoding DUF302 domain-containing protein, translated as MVVETVSRKKGDSIMVYTVLSKKSLDQVCADLEVAVPAHKFGLIGKHDLRQTMAKKGVAFDRECRVYEVCNPHQAKKVLEAKMEISTALPCRISVYEEGGKVVLATIKPEKMLGMYDVPSLAPVASEVEQSMMAIMKDAAG; from the coding sequence ATGGTCGTGGAGACCGTCTCCCGAAAGAAAGGTGATTCGATTATGGTCTATACCGTCCTGAGTAAAAAGAGCCTGGATCAAGTCTGTGCGGATCTGGAGGTCGCTGTCCCCGCCCACAAGTTTGGACTGATCGGCAAACACGATCTGCGCCAGACCATGGCGAAGAAGGGTGTGGCTTTTGATCGTGAATGCCGGGTCTATGAGGTCTGCAACCCTCATCAGGCCAAGAAGGTGCTCGAGGCCAAGATGGAGATATCGACCGCGCTGCCCTGTCGGATTTCGGTCTACGAAGAGGGCGGCAAGGTCGTCCTCGCCACCATCAAGCCGGAAAAGATGCTGGGCATGTATGACGTGCCGTCACTGGCCCCAGTCGCAAGCGAAGTCGAGCAGTCCATGATGGCGATCATGAAGGACGCCGCCGGCTGA
- a CDS encoding RraA family protein, with product MNTHLRAELLQLYADLRVADVRDGMDVMGYHHTGSVSPVIRPLWRTRAVGIARTARYLPFAGRVPELGPEEYAAWSGRYYGEVCRYPWMETIEEGDFMVIDLSGVSAGLMGSENTLNALRRGIRGFVSSAGVRDTDEIIRQKVPFWSAAVAQSMVQGRLQYDGHDVPIAVGGVTVCPGDVVVADGDGVIVVPSAIAKDVALHAGAEHARDREARRRHYEALGWDVDETV from the coding sequence ATGAATACGCATCTGCGGGCGGAATTGCTTCAATTGTATGCGGATCTTCGGGTGGCGGATGTGCGCGACGGCATGGACGTGATGGGTTATCATCACACCGGATCGGTCAGTCCGGTGATCCGTCCCCTCTGGCGGACACGGGCCGTGGGCATCGCCCGGACGGCGCGCTACCTGCCTTTTGCGGGTCGTGTGCCTGAACTGGGTCCCGAGGAATACGCCGCCTGGTCCGGGCGGTATTATGGCGAAGTCTGTCGCTATCCCTGGATGGAGACGATTGAGGAGGGGGACTTCATGGTCATTGACCTGAGCGGGGTATCTGCCGGCTTGATGGGGTCTGAGAATACCCTGAATGCCCTGCGTCGCGGGATTCGGGGATTCGTGTCCAGTGCCGGGGTGCGCGACACCGATGAGATCATCCGGCAGAAGGTGCCCTTCTGGAGTGCTGCGGTCGCCCAGTCGATGGTGCAGGGCCGGCTCCAGTACGACGGTCACGATGTGCCCATCGCCGTGGGCGGGGTGACGGTCTGTCCGGGCGATGTCGTGGTGGCGGATGGGGACGGTGTCATCGTGGTGCCCTCGGCCATCGCAAAGGACGTTGCGCTCCATGCCGGCGCCGAACATGCCCGGGATAGGGAGGCGCGTCGCCGGCACTATGAAGCGCTCGGCTGGGATGTCGACGAAACCGTTTAG
- a CDS encoding TAXI family TRAP transporter solute-binding subunit, with the protein MIALKQFLRTNGWMVVVILAGFLVTIRFIDPAPPGTITMVTGSEEGRYYQVARQLRDELAKDGLEVKLLTSAGSIANLGMLVAEDNEISIGFVQSGVEHLFDGDTSTLRGLGSLYYEPIWLFYNRRRPVGFITDLEDRRVAVGAEGSGTKAVASLLLEASALLPVSGDARVTVEEIGGEDAADALEAGTIDAAFFVLPAESPIIRRLAANPDLDFQDVRRAAAYEGNFPFLSSCRIPAGLLDIAEDIPDTDRTLLAPVATLVVNDRFHPAHTPLVLEAARKVVGRGGLIEAPDEFPSDRFVSFPLTTEAEHYHRKGPPFLLRFLPFWAASLVDRMIILVIPFMALIVPLVKIAGPLYRWRIRSRIYRWYRILREMDRKIRDGSIRRDTHSQIVRLEALETDIRSVEVPLSYADELYDLQLHVAHVLRRLRAIDSALESTGGGPGELEKK; encoded by the coding sequence ATGATTGCCCTCAAACAGTTCCTTCGGACCAACGGCTGGATGGTCGTGGTCATCCTGGCCGGTTTTCTCGTCACCATCCGGTTCATCGATCCGGCTCCTCCCGGCACCATCACCATGGTCACCGGTTCGGAGGAGGGGCGTTATTATCAGGTCGCCCGGCAGCTCAGGGACGAGTTGGCCAAGGACGGCCTTGAGGTGAAACTGCTGACCAGCGCCGGATCCATTGCCAACCTCGGGATGCTGGTGGCCGAGGACAACGAGATCTCCATCGGGTTTGTCCAGAGTGGGGTGGAGCATCTCTTTGACGGGGATACCAGCACGTTGAGAGGACTCGGATCGCTCTATTATGAACCGATCTGGCTTTTCTACAATCGCCGGCGCCCGGTCGGTTTCATCACTGATCTGGAAGACAGGCGGGTGGCGGTGGGGGCGGAGGGCAGCGGGACCAAGGCGGTGGCCAGCCTGCTCCTGGAGGCGTCGGCTCTCCTGCCCGTGAGCGGCGATGCCCGGGTCACGGTGGAGGAAATCGGAGGTGAAGATGCCGCGGACGCTCTTGAGGCGGGAACGATCGACGCGGCATTCTTTGTTCTGCCGGCCGAGAGTCCGATCATCCGTCGTCTGGCCGCGAATCCCGACCTCGATTTTCAGGACGTGCGCCGGGCGGCTGCCTACGAGGGCAATTTCCCGTTCCTCTCAAGTTGCCGGATTCCAGCGGGGCTCCTGGACATCGCAGAGGATATTCCTGATACCGACCGGACCCTCCTTGCGCCGGTGGCCACCCTGGTCGTCAACGATCGTTTCCATCCGGCCCACACCCCGCTGGTTCTGGAGGCAGCCCGCAAGGTGGTCGGACGCGGGGGATTGATCGAAGCCCCCGATGAATTTCCTTCGGACCGGTTTGTCAGCTTTCCCCTGACCACGGAGGCCGAGCACTACCACCGGAAGGGCCCTCCGTTTCTGCTCCGTTTCCTGCCCTTCTGGGCGGCTTCCCTGGTCGATCGGATGATCATTCTCGTCATCCCGTTCATGGCCCTGATTGTTCCGCTGGTGAAGATCGCCGGACCCCTTTACCGATGGCGTATCCGGTCGAGGATTTACCGCTGGTACCGGATCCTGCGGGAGATGGACCGGAAGATCCGTGACGGGAGCATCCGGAGGGATACCCACTCCCAGATCGTGCGACTGGAGGCCCTGGAAACGGACATCCGGAGTGTCGAGGTGCCTCTCTCCTACGCCGATGAGCTCTACGACCTGCAACTGCACGTCGCCCACGTCTTGCGACGGTTGCGCGCCATCGATTCGGCGCTGGAATCGACCGGGGGTGGGCCCGGGGAACTGGAAAAAAAGTAG
- a CDS encoding VOC family protein, whose translation MSEKKESLLGTRKVSQIAIVVRDIEKTSRAWAEVLGLDVPKWFATQPGSEVGMTFRGEPSDARAKLAFFHLDNITIELIEPMGGKSSWQEALDNNGESVHHIAFNVSDTEGRVKALATRGIEKFHQGGDPKTGQYTYVDASKQLGLVIEMLEGY comes from the coding sequence ATGAGTGAAAAGAAAGAATCCCTCCTCGGCACCCGCAAGGTCAGCCAGATCGCCATCGTCGTCCGCGACATCGAAAAGACCTCCCGGGCCTGGGCCGAAGTCCTCGGGTTGGACGTGCCCAAATGGTTCGCGACCCAGCCCGGCAGCGAGGTCGGCATGACCTTCCGCGGTGAACCCTCCGACGCGCGGGCCAAACTGGCCTTTTTCCACCTCGACAATATTACGATCGAGTTGATCGAGCCGATGGGCGGCAAGAGCAGCTGGCAGGAAGCCCTGGACAACAACGGCGAAAGCGTCCACCACATCGCCTTCAATGTCTCGGACACCGAGGGCCGGGTCAAAGCACTTGCCACCCGGGGCATCGAGAAATTCCACCAGGGCGGCGACCCCAAAACCGGCCAATACACCTACGTCGACGCCAGCAAGCAGCTCGGCCTCGTCATCGAAATGCTCGAGGGCTATTGA
- a CDS encoding carbohydrate ABC transporter permease, whose product MQSHRLTLIGHLIVYALLLLCAVAFIAPFAWMLSTSLKPLNETMVLPPVWIPSEIQWHNYRDALVAMGDFWRYAGNTIMLCFLSVIGTVLSSALTAYGFSRIEWKGRDAVFVLCLATMMIPFPVIMVPVYTLFREIGWVGTFKPLWVPAFLGSAFNIFLLRQFFMTIPKDLTEAARIDGCGELRIFFQIILPIARPALLVVALFTFMYTWNDFLVPSST is encoded by the coding sequence ATGCAGTCCCACCGCCTCACCCTGATCGGTCACCTCATCGTCTACGCGCTGCTCCTCCTCTGCGCGGTCGCCTTTATCGCGCCCTTCGCCTGGATGCTCTCGACGTCCCTCAAGCCGCTCAATGAGACCATGGTCCTGCCGCCCGTCTGGATTCCCAGCGAGATCCAGTGGCATAACTACCGGGATGCCCTCGTCGCGATGGGTGATTTCTGGCGCTACGCCGGAAACACCATCATGCTCTGCTTCCTCTCTGTCATCGGAACAGTCCTCAGCAGTGCCCTGACCGCCTATGGATTCTCCCGCATTGAGTGGAAGGGTCGCGATGCGGTCTTCGTCCTCTGCCTCGCCACCATGATGATTCCCTTCCCCGTCATCATGGTCCCGGTCTACACCCTCTTTCGCGAGATCGGCTGGGTCGGCACCTTCAAACCCCTCTGGGTTCCGGCCTTTCTCGGCAGTGCGTTCAATATCTTCCTGCTCCGCCAGTTCTTCATGACCATTCCGAAGGACCTGACCGAGGCCGCCCGTATCGACGGGTGTGGAGAACTGCGCATCTTCTTCCAGATCATCCTCCCGATCGCCCGGCCCGCCCTGCTGGTCGTCGCGCTCTTCACCTTCATGTACACCTGGAACGATTTTCTCGTCCCCTCATCTACCTGA
- the rpe gene encoding ribulose-phosphate 3-epimerase produces the protein MKHPTLLAPSILAADHAALGEGLATVEAAGLEWLHVDIMDGHFVPNLTFGPQVVADLRKRSSLFFDTHLMLDNPDSFIEAFAKAGSSLISIHVEPDYDVHATLAAIRKLGCKNGIVINPDTPADAAKPFLHQVDLVLLMTVQPGFGGQSFRTDVLPKISAMRSLRDSLRLDFRIEVDGGVDGTTAPLCCQAGADTLVAGSAFFRPGQRDALLRAIRPETPPSYD, from the coding sequence GTGAAGCATCCGACCCTCCTCGCCCCATCCATCCTCGCCGCCGATCACGCCGCCCTCGGCGAGGGACTCGCCACCGTCGAAGCCGCCGGCCTGGAGTGGCTGCACGTCGACATCATGGACGGGCATTTCGTCCCCAATCTGACCTTTGGTCCCCAGGTGGTGGCCGACCTGCGGAAGCGCTCGTCCCTCTTCTTTGACACCCACCTGATGCTGGATAATCCGGACTCGTTCATCGAAGCCTTCGCAAAGGCCGGTTCCAGCCTCATCAGCATCCACGTCGAGCCCGATTACGACGTCCATGCCACCCTCGCCGCCATCCGCAAACTCGGCTGCAAGAACGGGATAGTGATCAATCCGGACACTCCGGCCGACGCGGCCAAGCCTTTCCTCCATCAGGTGGATCTGGTTCTTCTCATGACCGTTCAGCCCGGTTTCGGCGGTCAATCCTTCCGCACGGACGTCCTGCCCAAGATCTCCGCGATGCGTTCACTGCGTGACTCGCTCAGGCTCGATTTCCGCATCGAAGTCGATGGAGGCGTCGATGGGACCACCGCCCCCCTCTGCTGCCAGGCCGGAGCGGACACCCTGGTGGCGGGATCGGCCTTCTTCAGGCCCGGACAGCGCGACGCCCTCCTCAGGGCAATTCGCCCAGAAACCCCACCGAGCTACGATTAA